In the genome of Streptomyces sp. Q6, the window GAGCGAGAGCGTCGCATTGGCCAGGTCGCCGGCCCACGTACGGAAGGCTTCCGCGCCGTCGCCCTTCCAGTTCACCCACTGGGGCCGAATCTTCAGGTCCTCGGCGATCGAGTGGATCTCCTTGGCGGCTGCCGCGAGTCTGTCCGCAGCTGCCTGTACCGTGCCGGAGTTCGCCTGATCGAGCCAATCGAGCATCGCCTCGTGGCTCATGCCATCGAACGGATCTTTGGCCATCAGGCCTTCCCCCCTTGGTAGCTGCCGTTGGCCGGGGCTGCGGGCTTGGGGTTCGCGTCGCCGGAGGTGCCTTCGGTGCCGTCCTTGCCGATGTCGGTCACCTCGGGACCCTTGCCCTCGTGCCACAGCTTGGACTTCTCCGGGTCGTAGCTGCCGCCGTAGTGCTCCTTGGTGTCCGCGCTGATGGCTGCCATCCGGTTCTGGATGTCGACGTCGATGTTCTCGTAGCCCTTGTGAGAGGCGAGTACGGCGATACCCATGGCCTCTATCGAGTCGGACAAAAGCTGCGAGAAGCTCTCCAGATCGGCGACGACCTTCTGATAGTTCGCGTAAAGGCCGTCCGCGTCACCCCAGCCGGCGTCCCCGCCTCCGAACTGCGCTCGGGCCAGCGGCTCCTGGCCGATCTTCGTCGGACCTGCCTCGGAACCCTTGAGGTTCCTGATGAGCTCATCCACCCGCTGCTGGAACTTGGTGAACGACTCCAGCTCCGTGACGATGTCCCCGACCGCGTCCTGCGCCGCGTCGAAGACACCGGACAGCCAGCCGCCACCCTTGTCGTCCGCCATCGCGTGCGTCCTCCCCGTTACCCGCTACCCGCGTCCCCGTGCGTCCCCGCACCGCGATGGGTCGTCGCGAGCAGTCGTCGCGTGCGGTGCGAGCATCAACTCTAGCCAGGCGCACTGACAGTTCACAGCAGCCCCATGGCAGAGGCAACACAGATCACGTCACAGAACGCCACGGGGCGTAACAGTTCGAAAGGGCGGAGTCAGGGGCCCGTGAGTGGAGTAACTGCCCACCGCCGTCAGGCAGTTGACTCCGCCGGTTCCGGGACGACCACCGCCGCCTGGGGGCGGATCGGCAGGCGGTTCACCGGGCGGCCGGTCGCCGCGCGGACCGCTGAGGCCACCGCCGCGGGGGACGCCACGACCGGGACCGCGCTGGCCGCCTTCGCTCCGAACGGGGCCACCACGTCCCGCTCCTCCACCAGCTTCACGATGTGGATGTCCGGGGCGTCGAGCGAGGTCGGCAGGGCGTAACCGGTGAGGTCGGGGCGGCGGACCACGCCCTTCGGGGTGCGGAGGTTCTCCGTGAGCGCCGCGCCGACGCCCTGCGTGACGCCGGCCTCGATACGGGCCGCGAGTTGGCCGGGGTTCAGGACGCGGCCGACGTCCTGCGCCACCGCCAGTTCGACGACGCGTACGGAGCCGATCTCGATGTCGACGTCGACGACCGCACGGATCGCGCAGAACGCGAGGCCGACGAAGGCATCGCCCTGACCGGTCGCGTCCAGGGGCTCCGTGGGGTGGGGGCGGCACTGAGCGGTGGCCCAGAGTTCCTTGCCCTCCATGGCTTCCTCGACCGTCGTCGACAGGACACCGTCGTACGAGGTGATCTTGCCGTCCGCGATCTGGAGCAGCTCCGTGGACATGCCGAACTTGTGGGCCAGGGGCTGCAGGAGCTGCGTGCGGACCATCTTCGCCGCGCGCTCCACCGCCCCGCCCGACACCCAGGTGTGGCGGCCGCGGCAGCCGGGGCCCGCCGGCGGCTGGTCCGTGTCGACGGGGGCGACGTGCACCTCGTCGATGCCCAGGGTGTCCTGGACGATCTGCCGGGCGAGCGTGGTGAAGCCCTGGCCGGTCTCCACCGCCGCGCAGATGACCGTCGCGACGCCGCCCTGGACCTTGACCGTCGCCGTCGACACCTCGTCCGCGCCCTCGGCGCCCAGCATGTGCACCATGCCGATGCCGTAGCCGACGCCCCGGCGGATGGCGCCCGGTTCGCCCGCTCCCTCGGGGCCGCCGGGCAGCAGCCAGTCCTCTTCCGGGGTGTCCTTGGGGAGGGCGGGGAGCGGGAACTCCCGCACCGCGTCGAGGAGTTCGGCCACCGGCGCCGGGCACGTCACCGTCTGGCCGGTGGGCAGGACGTCGCCCGTCGCCAGGACGTTGCGCATCCGCAGCTCCGCCGGGTCCATGCCCAACTTCTTGGCGAGCTTGTCCATCTGGGCCTCGTAGGCCGCGCAGACCTGGAGGGCGCCCTCGCCGCGGACATGGCCCGACGGCGGGTTGTTCGTCCGCACCGCCCAGCCCTCGATCGAGGCGTGCGGGACCACGTACGGGCCGCAGGCGAAGGCGACCGCCGCCGCGAGCGCGTCCGACGACGTGTCCGCGTACGCGCCGCCGTCGAGCAGGATCTGGGCCTCCACCTTCACCAGCTTGCCCTCCGCGTCCGCGTGGTGGCGGTAGCGCAGCAGGGTCGGGTGCCGGTGCGGATGGCCGAGGAAGGACTCCTCGCGGGTCGCCGCGAGCTTGACCGGGCAGCCCGTCTTCAGTGCGAGCAGGCCGAGCGGGAGGTGGAAGCTCGGGTCCTCGCGGTCCGCCGTCGCGCCCGCGACCCCGGTGACGACGACCTTGACGCGGTCCTGTTCCAGGCCGTAGCGGGCCGCCGCCAGATCGCGGTCGCCGTGCGGGTCCGTGGACGCGATGTACAGCTCGACGCCGCCGTCGGGACGGGGCACGGCCAGGCCGGCCTCCGCGCCGATGGGCGCCGGGTCCTGGCGGCCGATGCGGTACAGGCCCTCGACGATCACCTCGCCGGTCGCCTCTGCGTCGCCGTGGCGGAGCGGGATGTGACGGATCAGGTTGCCGTCGGGGTGCAGGGGCTCGGCCGCGAACGACTGCTCCGGGTCCGTGACCGGCTCAAGGACCTCGTACTCGACGATGATGGCCGCCGCCGCCATGCGCGCCGTGTCCGGGTGGTCAGCGGCGACCGCCGCGAGGGCCTCACCGTGGTGGCGTACGACCTCGGAGGCGAACATCGGGCGGTCCGCCGTGCGGTGGCCGGACAGCGGGCCGCCGGGGACGTCCTCGTGCGTGACGACCGCGCGGACGCCGGGCATCTCGCGCGCGTGGGTCGTGTCGATGGAGACCACGCGCGCGTGCGCGTGCGGGGAGCGCAGGATCGCCGCCCAGAGCAGCCCCTCGGCCCACAGATCGGCGGCGTACGGGAACGTGCCCTCGGCCTTCGCGCGTGCCTCCACGGACGGAAGCGTCGTGCCCAGACCGTGCGGGATGCCCTCCGGCTCCGGGGTTCCGGAGGACTCGGCCGTCATCCCGGTCGACCCGTTCGTCTCGGTCGTCACGCCTGGCCTCCGTCCTGGAACAGTTCACCGTGGGTCGGTCCCGCCTGGTGCGGGATGCGGGGCTCGTCCTCGGCGGACGCCCCCGCCGCGTCGGCGCTCGCCTTGCGCTCGGCGGACACCTGGTGCACCGCGTCGAGCACACCCCGGTATCCGGAGCAGCGGCAGAGGTTGCCGCACAGTGCCTGACGGGCTTCGAGGTCGGTGGGGTTCGGATTCCCCTCCAGCAGGTCGTGGACCGTCATCGCCATGCCGGGTACGCAGAATCCGCACTGCACCGCGCCGCACGCGGCCAGCGCGCGCTGCACGTCCGAAGGCTGTCCGTCCTCGGCCAGGCCCTCGACCGTACGGACTTCACTGCCCGCCGCGGTCGCCGACGGCACCAGGCAGGAG includes:
- a CDS encoding xanthine dehydrogenase family protein molybdopterin-binding subunit; the encoded protein is MTAESSGTPEPEGIPHGLGTTLPSVEARAKAEGTFPYAADLWAEGLLWAAILRSPHAHARVVSIDTTHAREMPGVRAVVTHEDVPGGPLSGHRTADRPMFASEVVRHHGEALAAVAADHPDTARMAAAAIIVEYEVLEPVTDPEQSFAAEPLHPDGNLIRHIPLRHGDAEATGEVIVEGLYRIGRQDPAPIGAEAGLAVPRPDGGVELYIASTDPHGDRDLAAARYGLEQDRVKVVVTGVAGATADREDPSFHLPLGLLALKTGCPVKLAATREESFLGHPHRHPTLLRYRHHADAEGKLVKVEAQILLDGGAYADTSSDALAAAVAFACGPYVVPHASIEGWAVRTNNPPSGHVRGEGALQVCAAYEAQMDKLAKKLGMDPAELRMRNVLATGDVLPTGQTVTCPAPVAELLDAVREFPLPALPKDTPEEDWLLPGGPEGAGEPGAIRRGVGYGIGMVHMLGAEGADEVSTATVKVQGGVATVICAAVETGQGFTTLARQIVQDTLGIDEVHVAPVDTDQPPAGPGCRGRHTWVSGGAVERAAKMVRTQLLQPLAHKFGMSTELLQIADGKITSYDGVLSTTVEEAMEGKELWATAQCRPHPTEPLDATGQGDAFVGLAFCAIRAVVDVDIEIGSVRVVELAVAQDVGRVLNPGQLAARIEAGVTQGVGAALTENLRTPKGVVRRPDLTGYALPTSLDAPDIHIVKLVEERDVVAPFGAKAASAVPVVASPAAVASAVRAATGRPVNRLPIRPQAAVVVPEPAESTA